In Actinomadura luteofluorescens, the sequence GGACCCCGCTCGACGGAGACACCGCACCCTCACGCCGAGCCGACCGCGTGGCCGGGGCCTCGAACTGGCCTCGGCCACGCACGCGAACGCGTGACCTGCCCGGTGAAGCGAAGCCGAAGGCGAGCGAAACCGGGCAGATCGCGAAGCGATGCCGCGTTCGCCCAGGCCAGGTCACGTAGCGAGCCGCCAGGCGAGCGAAGTGGGCCGGGACTGAGAAAACACAGCCGCCAGGCGAGCGAAGTGGGCCGGACTGCTAAAACACCCCCCTAGCTCAGCGTGAGGGTGTAGCCCTTCTCGCGGAGGCGGCCGATGACGTCCTCGGAGTGGTCGGCCCCGCGGGTCTCCAGGTGCATGAGCACCTCGGCCTCCTCGACGTGCAGGCGGGCCGCCATGCGCTCGTGCATGACGTCCAGGACGTTGACGCCCATCTCGGCCAGCTCGCTCAGCAGGGTCACCAGGGCGCCCGGACGGTCCTTCAGGCGGCAGCGCACCACCAGGTACCGTCCCGCGCCCGCGAGACCGTGCCGCAGCACCTTCGACAGCAGCAGCGGGTCGATGTTGCCGCCCGACAGCAGCACCACGACGGGCGGCTCGACGGCGTAGGCGTGCTCCAGCAGCGCCGCGACGCCCGCCGCACCCGCCGGCTCGACGACCTGCTTGGCGCGTTCGAGGCACAGCAGCAGGGCCTGGGAGATCGACTCCTCGGTCACGGTGACCACGGCGTCCACCAGTTCGGTGAACATGGCGTAGGTCAGTTCGCCCGGACGGCCGACCGCGATGCCGTCCGCCATCGTGCGCTCGATCCCGATCTGGGTCGGCTTGCCCGCCGCGAGCGAGGGCGGGAACGCCGCGGCCCGCTTGGCCTGCGCGCCGACGAGCTTGACGTCCCCGCCGCCGGTCTCCTTCGCCAGGCCCTTCACCGCCGCCGCGACCCCGGCCAGCAGCCCGCCGCCGCCCACCGGCGACACGAGCGTCCGCACCTGCGGGTACTGCTCCATGACCTCCAGGCCGATCGTGGCCTGCCCCGTGACGACGTCGGGATGGTCGAAGGGGTGGATGAACACCGCGCCGCACTCGTCCGCGTACTCCTGCGCGGCGATGAGGCAGTCGTCCACGGTCGGCCCCGGGAAGACGACTTCGGCGCCGTAGCCGCGGGTCGCGGCGATCTTCGGCAGCGGGGCGCCGACCGGCATGAACACGGTGGCCTTGCAGCCGAGCATCGAGGCGGCGAGCGCGACGCCCTGCGCGTGGTTGCCCGCGCTCGCCGCGACCACGCCGCCCGCCCGCTCGCGCTCGCTCAGCCGCGCGATCCGCACGTACGCGCCCCGGATCTTGAAGGAGCCGGTGCGCTGCAGGTTCTCGCACTTCAGCAGGACGGGCCCGCCGATCTGCTCCGACAGCACCCGGGAGGGGATCAGCGGCGTCGGGACGGCCACCCCGCCCAGCAGCTCCCGGGCGGCGCGGACGTCGTCGACACCGACCGAGGCCAGACCGACGTCACTCTCGCTCGCTCGCGGGGGGACGACCCCCCACACCCCCCGGGTCGCTTCGCTCATGTGTTCATCCTCGCACGCCGGACTTATCCGGCACTCCAATAACGATCTTGGGCGTACACCAGGGCGGCGGCGCCGACCAGGCCCGCGGTCTGCCCGAGCTCGGCCGGGACGATCCGCAGCCGCCGCGCGAACTCCATCCGCGCGTGCTCGCCGAACGCCTCCTCCAGCGGGTCGAACAGCAGCCGCCCCGCCTGCGACAGCCCGCCGCCGATCGCGGCGACCTCCAGATCGCACAGGTGCGTCGCGGACGCGATCGCGATGCCGAGGGCGCGGCCCGCGCGGCGCATCGCCGCGCCCGCGACCGGGTCGCCGCGGCGGGCGTCCTCGGTCAGCTCCACGCCGGTGGCGTCCGCGCCCACGGGCCGCCAGCCCTGCTCCCGCGCCCACGCCACCAGCCCCGGGCCGCGCGCGACCGCCTCCAGGCAGCCCCGGCCCCCGCATCCGCAGGGCGGCCCGCCGGGCTCGACGATGACGTGCCCGATGTGCCCGGCGTTGCCGCTCGCGCCGTTCACCAGGCGCCCGCCGAGCATGAGCCCGCCGCCGACACCGGTGGACACCACCATGCCGAGGACGTTGTCGTGCCCGCGGCCCGCGCCGAGCCAGTGCTCGCCGATCGCGACGCAGACCGCGTCGTTGTGGATGCGGACGGGCAGGCCCGGGTACCGGGCGCGCAGCCGCTCGCGCAGCGGGAAGCCCCGCCACGCCGGGATGTTCAGCGGGGACACCTCGGCCGCCGGCCAGGTCATCGGCCCTCCGCAGCCCACCCCGACGCCCGCGAGGGGCGGCTCCCCGGCCCCGGCGGCGACCTTGGCGAGCAGCGCCTCCAGCGCCCGCCACAGCTCCTCGCCGTCCACCCCCGGCGCGTTCGGGGTGGGGGCCCGGTCCTGGGCGGTGACGCGCCCGTCGGGCTCGACCAGCGCGGCGGCGAGCTTCGTCCCGCCGATGTCCACCGCGAGCACGGCGCTCAAACGCCCTCCTCGGCCCGGCCGAACGCGAGGATCGAGGCGGTGAAGCCGTGCACGTGGTTGCGCCCCGCGACCGGGCCGATCTCCCCCGCCGCGAAGAAGCCGCCCACCCCGGCGGGGCCGAAGGCGCGGTCCAGCACCTTGGCGTCGTGGTCGGAGTCGGGGAACATCGCCTGCCCGCGGCCGTTGCAGGAGATCAGCAGCGCGCCCTCGACCGGCGCGAGGTCGAACCGCTCCAGCAGCGCGGCGAGGTCCTCCTCGGCGGCGCCCGCGTCCCGCACCTGGAACCGGACGGTGCGCCCCACGTCCACCACGTCGCCGATCGCGATGGCGCCGGTGTCGGTGTCGGCGCCCACGACGCCGCGGACGAGGAAGTCGCCGTGCTCGTGCACGTCGGCGTACTCGTTCATCGCGACGCCGATCAGCAGCCCGCGCCCGGCGAGCTCCTGCTCCTCCTCCGGCAGCCCGAGGACGATCTGCTCCAGCTTCTCCAGCGCCGGCACGCCCGCCAGCTCGTACAGGACGTTCTCCTCGGCCCTGGTCACCACCATGTCCGGGCCGATCGGACGTGCACCCTGGCTGACGACCGTGGCGGCGGCGACCGCCCCGCCGATCACCACGCCGACCGCGCCCTCCCGGTACACCTCGCCGCCGACGAACAGCCGCGCCTCGCCGTGCCCCGTCTCGCCGAGCCCGCTGCCCTCGGCCAGCCCGCCGACCAGCGGCAGGCCGGGCAGGGCCTCGTCCGAGCGCTCCACGAACGCGTCCACCGGGAAGCTGTACGGATCGGCCAGCAGCACGCCCACCACGTCGTCGTCCTGCGCCTCCGGCATGCCGACCACGATGAGCCGGTCGTCGCCCTTCAGCGTCTCCAGCCGGAACGCGTCGAGCCGCGCGCCGGGCAGCACCGCCGCCCACGCGCTCACCGCGCCGCGCTCCTCCACCCCGCGCCCGGCCCCGATCACACCGGACGCGCTGCACCCCAGCACCAGCGCGGGACCGGCCGCCTGCTGCGCGGCCTGCGCGGCCTCCTCGATCTGCTCCGGGTCGTCGCCGGTGACGAACACGCACACCAGGTCGGGCGCCGCGCTGAGCGGTGCGAGCGCCTGCTCGACCGCCGTCGTGGCGGCGCTGGACAGATCGGGTCCGAGGGCCAGGCCATCACCGAATCGCGCCATCGGCGCCGCCTCCCTCACTCCGTTCGCCGGGTCGCTTCACACCACCAGTCTCCCCCTCCGCGCCCGTTCCACCCAAACCCCGGCGGGACGGGACGGGGCGGGCGAATCCCCGGCGGGGGTGCGATCGCGCGGACCGGCGACGTAGTGTCGGTCGCGTGCGTTCATCCACACCACGCGAGTCCTCCTCCGGCGAATCCGCACCCCGCGAATCAACGCTGGGCGCGCTGCGCTCCACCGGCCACGTGCGGCTTCCCGTCAAGGCCGAGATCCGGCGCAACCTGCTCGACCGGCTGAGATCCGGCGAACCGCGCTTCCCCGGCATCCTCGGGTTCGACGACACCGTCCTGCCCCACCTGGAACGCGCCCTGCTCGCCGGGCACGACCTGGTGCTGCTGGGCGAGCGCGGGCAGGGCAAGACGCGGCTGATCCGCACCCTGGTCGGGCTGCTGGACGAGTGGACGCCCGTGGTGGCCGGCTGCGAGATCAACGACCACCCGTACGCCCCGGTCTGCGTGCGGTGCCGCCGGCTCGCCGGCGAGCTGGGCGACGAGCTCCCCGTCGAGTGGAAGCACCGCGACGACCGCTACGGGGAGAAGCTCGCCACGCCCGACACCAGCGTCGGCGACCTGATCGGCGACGTCGACCCGATCAAGGTGGCGGAGGGCCGCACGCTCGGCGACCCGGAGACCGTGCACTTCGGGCTCGTCCCGCGCACCAACCGCGGGGTCTTCTCCATCAACGAGCTGCCCGACCTCGCCGAGCGGATCCAGGTGGCCCTGCTGAACGTCCTGGAGGAGCGCGACGTCCAGGTCCGCGGCTACGCGCTGCGGCTGCCGCTGGACGTGCTGCTCGTCGCGTCGGCCAACCCCGAGGACTACACCAACCGGGGGCGGATCATCACCCCGCTGAAGGACCGCTTCGGCGCCGAGATCCGCACCCACTACCCGCTCGAACTGGACGCCGAGCTCGCGCTGATCCGCCAGGAGGCCGACTTCGCCGACCTCGCGGGCCTGCCCGCCGAGGTGCCCGACCACCTGGTCGAGATCATCGGGCGGTTCACCCGGCTCGTCCGCGAGTCGACGGCGGTGGACGCGCGGTCGGGCGTGTCGGCGCGGTTCGCGCTCGCGGGCGCCGAGACCGTCGCGGCCGGCGCGGTGCGCCGCGCGGCGCTCACCGGGGAGGAGCACGCCGTCGCGCGGGTCTGCGACCTGCCGGCCGTCGTGCCGTCGCTGATGGGCAAGGTGGAGTTCGAGGTCAGCGAGGAGGGCCGCGAGCAGGAGGTGCTGGAGCACCTGCTGCGCCGCGCGGTCGCCGAGACCTACCGCCGGACGCTGGGCGCCGCCGACCTCACCGGCCTGCTCGACAAGTTCGACTCCGGGGACAGCGTCGAGTCGGGCGAGCTGGTGCCGGCGCGCGAGCTGCTGCGCCGCACCGGCCAGGTGCCCGGCCTCGCCAAGATCATGGAAAGGCTCGGCATGAGCGGGGAGTCCCCCGGGCAGGCCGCGGCGGCGATCGAGTTCGCCCTGGAGGGCCTGTTCCTCAGCCGGCGGCTCTCCAAGGACGTCGCCGAGGGACGGTCCGACGGGACGGCGACGTACCGGACGTGACACCACGTCCCGAGGCCTCCACGCGCGAGGGGATCCGATGAGCCGATACCGCTACGGCGCCTACGAGGACGGGCCCGACCCGCTCGCGCCGCCCTACGACGTCCGCGACGCGCTGGACGCCGTGGGCGACTCGGTGCTGGACGGCACCCGGCCGGACGACGCGCTCCGCGAGCTGCTGCGGCGCGGCCTGCCCGGCGCCGAGGGTCGCCGGGGGCTCGACGACATGCTCCGCCAGGTCCGGGAGCGGCGCCGCGCCCTGCGCGACCGGGGCCGCCTCGACGGGACGCTGGAGCAGGCCCGCGCCCTGCTCGACACCGCGATCGGGCAGGAGCGGGCCGAGCTGTTCCCCGACCCCAGCGACGACGCGCGGCTGCGCGAGGCGGAGCTGGACACGCTGCCGTCCGACACCCCGCAGGCGATCCGGCGGCTGTCGGACTACGACTGGCGCTCCGCCGCCGCCCGCCGCACCTTCGAGCAGCTCAAGGACCTGCTGCGCCGCGAGGTCCTCGACGCGCAGTTCCAGGGCATGAAGCAGGCCCTGGAGAACCAGGACCCGGCCGCCATGCAGCGGGTCAAGGACATGATGGCCGACCTCAACGCGATGCTGGAGCGGGACGCGCGCGGCGAGCACACCCAGGAGGACTTCGACCGGTTCATGGGCGAGTACGGGGACATGTTCCCCGACGATCCGCAGAACCTCGAAGATCTGGTCGACTCGCTGGCCCGCCGCGCCGCCGCGATGGACCGGCTGCTCGCCTCGCTCAGCCCAGAGCAGCGCGCCGAGCTGGCCGGGCTCATGGAGCAGGCCATGCAGGACGCGGGCCTCGCCATGGAGATGACCCGGCTCGGCGACGCGCTGCGGGCCCGCCGCCCCGACCTCGGCTGGGGGCAGCCCGAGCAGATGAGCGGCGACGACCCGCTCGGCGTGGGCGACGCCACGACCGCGCTGGCGGAGCTCGCCGACCTCAGCGAACTGGAGGCGGCCCTCGGGCAGGACTACCCCGGCGCGCGGCTCGACGACATCGACGAGGACGCCGTCCGGCGCGCCCTCGGCCGCCAGGCCGTCGACGACCTCGCCGCGCTGCGCCGCATCGAGGCCGAACTGGAGCGGCAGGGCTACCTGCGGCGACGTCGCGGGAAGCTGGAGCTGACGGCGAAGGCGGTGCGGCGGCTCGGCGAGACCGCGCTGCGCCGGGTGTTCTCCCAGCTGGCGTCCGGGCGGCAGGGCGACCACGACCAGCGGGACGCGGGCCAGGCCGGCGAGCTGACCGGCTCCAGCCGCGAATGGCGGTTCGGCGACGAGCAGCCCCTCGACGTGGTCCGGACGGTGAGCAACGCGATCCGGCGCAGCGCCATGGAGCGCGGCGTCCCGGAGGGCGGCACCGGCCTCGTGCCCCCGCCGGCGGGCGCGAAGGTCACCGAGCCCGCGCCCGCCTCCGACGCCGTGGCGGTCGGCGGGAACGGCGGCCGGCGCCCGGACGGCGTGCGGCTGAGCGTGGACGACTTCGAGGTGCACGAGACCGAGCGCCGCACCGGCGCCGCGGTCTGCCTGCTCGTCGACCTGTCCTACTCGATGGTGCTGCGCGGGACGTGGGCCGCCGCCAAGCAGACCACGCTGGCCCTGCACACCCTCGTGACCAGCAAGTTCCCGCAGGACGCGATCCAGATCATCGGGTTCTCCAACTACGCGCGGGTGCTGCACCCGACGGAGATGGCGGGCCTCGACTGGGACATGGTGCAGGGCACCAACCTGCACCACGCCCTGATGATCGCCGGACGGCACCTGGACCGGCACCCCGACTTCGAGCCGATCGTCCTCGTCGTCACCGACGGCGAGCCCACCGCGCACCTGCGCCCGGACGGCCGCTCGCTGTTCGACTACCCGCCGTCCACCGACACGCTCGTGCTCACCCTCGCCGAAGTCGACAAGATGACCCGGCGCGGCGCCTGCATGAACTTCTTCATGCTCGCCGAGGACCGGCGGCTCGTGTCCTTCGTGGAGGAGGTCGCACGCCGCAACGGCGGCCGCGTCTTCGCCCCCGACGCCGACCGCCTAGGCGAATACGTCGTCAGCGACTACCTAAGACTGAGGCGTACTTAATTGCTTTCTGGCCGGCTCAGCCGTTCCAGACCATCAGGGCGAGGATCACCAGCCAGATCAGCGCGACGACGCCTGACATGGCCGCCAGCCGCCCCCGCTCCACCTGGGCGATCTCGCCTGTGTCGGCCGCCGGTCCCGCGGCG encodes:
- a CDS encoding FIST signal transduction protein — encoded protein: MARFGDGLALGPDLSSAATTAVEQALAPLSAAPDLVCVFVTGDDPEQIEEAAQAAQQAAGPALVLGCSASGVIGAGRGVEERGAVSAWAAVLPGARLDAFRLETLKGDDRLIVVGMPEAQDDDVVGVLLADPYSFPVDAFVERSDEALPGLPLVGGLAEGSGLGETGHGEARLFVGGEVYREGAVGVVIGGAVAAATVVSQGARPIGPDMVVTRAEENVLYELAGVPALEKLEQIVLGLPEEEQELAGRGLLIGVAMNEYADVHEHGDFLVRGVVGADTDTGAIAIGDVVDVGRTVRFQVRDAGAAEEDLAALLERFDLAPVEGALLISCNGRGQAMFPDSDHDAKVLDRAFGPAGVGGFFAAGEIGPVAGRNHVHGFTASILAFGRAEEGV
- a CDS encoding sigma 54-interacting transcriptional regulator, encoding MRSSTPRESSSGESAPRESTLGALRSTGHVRLPVKAEIRRNLLDRLRSGEPRFPGILGFDDTVLPHLERALLAGHDLVLLGERGQGKTRLIRTLVGLLDEWTPVVAGCEINDHPYAPVCVRCRRLAGELGDELPVEWKHRDDRYGEKLATPDTSVGDLIGDVDPIKVAEGRTLGDPETVHFGLVPRTNRGVFSINELPDLAERIQVALLNVLEERDVQVRGYALRLPLDVLLVASANPEDYTNRGRIITPLKDRFGAEIRTHYPLELDAELALIRQEADFADLAGLPAEVPDHLVEIIGRFTRLVRESTAVDARSGVSARFALAGAETVAAGAVRRAALTGEEHAVARVCDLPAVVPSLMGKVEFEVSEEGREQEVLEHLLRRAVAETYRRTLGAADLTGLLDKFDSGDSVESGELVPARELLRRTGQVPGLAKIMERLGMSGESPGQAAAAIEFALEGLFLSRRLSKDVAEGRSDGTATYRT
- a CDS encoding ROK family protein, with product MLAVDIGGTKLAAALVEPDGRVTAQDRAPTPNAPGVDGEELWRALEALLAKVAAGAGEPPLAGVGVGCGGPMTWPAAEVSPLNIPAWRGFPLRERLRARYPGLPVRIHNDAVCVAIGEHWLGAGRGHDNVLGMVVSTGVGGGLMLGGRLVNGASGNAGHIGHVIVEPGGPPCGCGGRGCLEAVARGPGLVAWAREQGWRPVGADATGVELTEDARRGDPVAGAAMRRAGRALGIAIASATHLCDLEVAAIGGGLSQAGRLLFDPLEEAFGEHARMEFARRLRIVPAELGQTAGLVGAAALVYAQDRYWSAG
- a CDS encoding vWA domain-containing protein, whose protein sequence is MSRYRYGAYEDGPDPLAPPYDVRDALDAVGDSVLDGTRPDDALRELLRRGLPGAEGRRGLDDMLRQVRERRRALRDRGRLDGTLEQARALLDTAIGQERAELFPDPSDDARLREAELDTLPSDTPQAIRRLSDYDWRSAAARRTFEQLKDLLRREVLDAQFQGMKQALENQDPAAMQRVKDMMADLNAMLERDARGEHTQEDFDRFMGEYGDMFPDDPQNLEDLVDSLARRAAAMDRLLASLSPEQRAELAGLMEQAMQDAGLAMEMTRLGDALRARRPDLGWGQPEQMSGDDPLGVGDATTALAELADLSELEAALGQDYPGARLDDIDEDAVRRALGRQAVDDLAALRRIEAELERQGYLRRRRGKLELTAKAVRRLGETALRRVFSQLASGRQGDHDQRDAGQAGELTGSSREWRFGDEQPLDVVRTVSNAIRRSAMERGVPEGGTGLVPPPAGAKVTEPAPASDAVAVGGNGGRRPDGVRLSVDDFEVHETERRTGAAVCLLVDLSYSMVLRGTWAAAKQTTLALHTLVTSKFPQDAIQIIGFSNYARVLHPTEMAGLDWDMVQGTNLHHALMIAGRHLDRHPDFEPIVLVVTDGEPTAHLRPDGRSLFDYPPSTDTLVLTLAEVDKMTRRGACMNFFMLAEDRRLVSFVEEVARRNGGRVFAPDADRLGEYVVSDYLRLRRT
- the ilvA gene encoding threonine ammonia-lyase — encoded protein: MSEATRGVWGVVPPRASESDVGLASVGVDDVRAARELLGGVAVPTPLIPSRVLSEQIGGPVLLKCENLQRTGSFKIRGAYVRIARLSERERAGGVVAASAGNHAQGVALAASMLGCKATVFMPVGAPLPKIAATRGYGAEVVFPGPTVDDCLIAAQEYADECGAVFIHPFDHPDVVTGQATIGLEVMEQYPQVRTLVSPVGGGGLLAGVAAAVKGLAKETGGGDVKLVGAQAKRAAAFPPSLAAGKPTQIGIERTMADGIAVGRPGELTYAMFTELVDAVVTVTEESISQALLLCLERAKQVVEPAGAAGVAALLEHAYAVEPPVVVLLSGGNIDPLLLSKVLRHGLAGAGRYLVVRCRLKDRPGALVTLLSELAEMGVNVLDVMHERMAARLHVEEAEVLMHLETRGADHSEDVIGRLREKGYTLTLS